In the Sulfobacillus thermosulfidooxidans DSM 9293 genome, CTATGGCAACACGCTTGGTTGAAGCCGGATACGATCTCGTCGTTTATAATCGAACGCTTTCGAAGGTAGAAAGGTTTGCCAAACAATATCCTGCACACGTGCAAGTGGCGTCATCTCCCCGTGAACTGGCTGAAAAGAGCCAGTGGATATTCTCGGTCGTCACGGATGATCTGGCAATCGAGCAGATCGCCGGAACTGGCCATGATGATCATGGCCTTTTGTCAGCTTTGGGCCCTCAGCATATTTGGGTTGATTCGAGCACGATTAGCCCTCGCTTAAGCCGAAAAATGTCGGACATGGTGGCTCAAACTGGGGCTGTGCGGTTGGAAGCTCCCGTATCGGGCAGTGTGGATGCTGCCAGGGCCGGGACGTTGCTCATGTTTATCGGAGGCTCCCAAGATGTCATGGAACAAGTCAGACCTGCATTAGACCATATGGCCGCGCGTATTGAGTGGGTTGGTGAAGTGGGTCAAGCTTTGGCCTTAAAACTCGGGATGAATTTGAACCTGGCTCTTCAAATAGAAGGGTTTGTGGAAGGGATGATGATTGCGGAAAGCGCGGGACTTCCTCGTGAGAAAGTCATCCACTTCATGCTGAATTCGGTTATTGCATCTCCCGCCTTGAAATACCGAGTACCCTTAAGTCAGAATCCGCCTGATGAACCGTGGTTTACAATCAAGCTGATGTTGAAGGACTTGAATCTCGCATTAGAACAAGCCAACCAGCATGCGACGGCTATTCCTTTAACCAGTATGACGGCGGACCTCCTGAGACTGGCTGTGCGTCACCGCGTGGGAGATGAAGATTTAGCTGAACTAATCAATTATATGTCAGCCCTTGTCGGATCACCGGAAGGGCATATGGTCCGAAAAGGCGGAAATGACAAGTAAATCTGGTTGAAGAGAGATGCCCCAAAATAAGAAGTAAACCGCAAAATATGATGATTCATCAACTGGGTTTGAAGAGTTTTTCTCAATCACCGTTTGAGCGGATGTCAGTGAACGATTATTGGGGTCATTGAAAGTTAATTGTTTATCATCATAGCAATGGATTCGTAAAGAACATGGGGGCTATCCTCCTAAAATGACCTCCGGATACGATTGTCAATCATTAATCTTGTGCCTAGCGAAAGGATTTAGTCCGATGACATCACCCTATCAACATCTCATTGTGGACATTCGAGACCATATAATGGAAATTCGTCTCAATCGTCCGCATCTTCTCAATGCCCTCAATGACAGTATGCTCAAGGAATTAGCTTTAGTGCTCGAAGAAGCTCGCAGTGATGACAATATTCACGTTGTTATTCTATCGGGGAGTGGGAGAGGATTTTGCTCGGGTCAGGATTTAAAGGAACTGGCTGCTCGTGGTGGGGAGGTCAATATTCAGGAGCATTTGACCCGTTATTATGATCCTGTCATTATGGCGTTATATCACATGCCGAAACCGACGATCGCGAAAATTCAGGGCATTGCTGCCGGGGCGGGAATGTCTTTAGCTTTGGCCTGTGACATCCGAGTAGGATCGGAGAACGCGCAATTTGCGCAATCATTTGTGAAAATTGGCCTCGTTCCCGATTCCGGATCGACCTATTTTTTACCCAGGTTAATTGGCATGGCTAAGGCCATGGAATTAGCTCTTCTAGGCGATATCATTACGGGGGAGCAGGCGTATTCTATGGGATTACTGAATCAATTAGTTCCCAATATGCAATTAGATACTGTGACCTGGGCTTGGGCCGAGCGCCTGCGTCAATTGCCATCAGTAACCTTAAGTCTGATCAAAGAAGGCATTCATAAGAGTCTCGATCATTCTTTGTCTGAGCAACTACAAGTTGAACAGCAGTTACAAGTCCTAGCCGCGGCCACAAAAGCGCATC is a window encoding:
- a CDS encoding NAD(P)-dependent oxidoreductase; translation: MIGLGMMGRAMATRLVEAGYDLVVYNRTLSKVERFAKQYPAHVQVASSPRELAEKSQWIFSVVTDDLAIEQIAGTGHDDHGLLSALGPQHIWVDSSTISPRLSRKMSDMVAQTGAVRLEAPVSGSVDAARAGTLLMFIGGSQDVMEQVRPALDHMAARIEWVGEVGQALALKLGMNLNLALQIEGFVEGMMIAESAGLPREKVIHFMLNSVIASPALKYRVPLSQNPPDEPWFTIKLMLKDLNLALEQANQHATAIPLTSMTADLLRLAVRHRVGDEDLAELINYMSALVGSPEGHMVRKGGNDK
- a CDS encoding enoyl-CoA hydratase/isomerase family protein; translation: MTSPYQHLIVDIRDHIMEIRLNRPHLLNALNDSMLKELALVLEEARSDDNIHVVILSGSGRGFCSGQDLKELAARGGEVNIQEHLTRYYDPVIMALYHMPKPTIAKIQGIAAGAGMSLALACDIRVGSENAQFAQSFVKIGLVPDSGSTYFLPRLIGMAKAMELALLGDIITGEQAYSMGLLNQLVPNMQLDTVTWAWAERLRQLPSVTLSLIKEGIHKSLDHSLSEQLQVEQQLQVLAAATKAHHMAVQSFVEKKRF